From the genome of Cedecea lapagei, one region includes:
- a CDS encoding 1-aminocyclopropane-1-carboxylate deaminase/D-cysteine desulfhydrase: MKNVNDFERVTLGFFPTPLESLPRLSETLGVNVKIKRDDYSGFGGGGNKVRKLEYLMAEACREGVKVVITTGGHQSNHARMVAAAARKFGMKPVLVLRGDEPQTYQGNLLLDKLFGAELQFLDPEGYFTQIEGAMQAHADAAAARGEKPMIIPLGGATALGALGYVRAVEEMDAQLRAAGEPAPDVIVAPTGSGGTLAGLYVGARRYWPKTQIIGVSVSAKADWFQTRISAMADDCARLLDWDQSWQPQDIWIEDGFVGSAYGVPSDGGIEAIYQVAQQEGVLLDPVYTGKAMHGLIALAETGRIAPGSSVIFMHCGGSPALYPFAQKLLEH, from the coding sequence ATGAAAAATGTGAATGATTTTGAACGTGTTACGCTAGGATTCTTCCCCACTCCGCTGGAGTCTTTACCGCGTCTCAGCGAGACGCTGGGCGTTAACGTAAAGATTAAACGCGACGACTACAGCGGTTTTGGCGGCGGCGGGAACAAAGTCCGCAAACTGGAGTATCTGATGGCCGAAGCCTGCCGGGAAGGCGTGAAAGTGGTTATCACCACCGGCGGCCATCAGTCTAACCATGCCCGAATGGTAGCCGCCGCGGCACGTAAGTTTGGCATGAAGCCGGTGCTGGTGCTGCGTGGCGACGAACCTCAAACATACCAGGGTAATCTCCTGCTGGACAAGCTGTTTGGCGCCGAACTGCAGTTCCTCGATCCGGAAGGGTATTTCACCCAGATTGAAGGTGCCATGCAGGCTCATGCCGATGCGGCGGCGGCACGAGGTGAAAAGCCAATGATCATTCCTCTTGGCGGCGCAACGGCGCTGGGCGCACTGGGCTATGTTCGCGCGGTTGAAGAGATGGACGCACAGCTTCGCGCCGCAGGCGAACCCGCCCCGGACGTTATTGTTGCGCCAACGGGCTCCGGCGGCACCCTCGCCGGGCTGTACGTCGGCGCCCGCCGCTACTGGCCGAAAACACAAATTATCGGCGTCAGCGTCAGCGCTAAAGCGGACTGGTTCCAGACCCGCATTTCAGCCATGGCCGATGACTGCGCACGCCTGCTGGACTGGGATCAGAGCTGGCAGCCTCAGGATATCTGGATTGAAGACGGCTTCGTCGGCAGCGCCTACGGCGTGCCTTCCGACGGCGGCATCGAGGCGATTTATCAGGTGGCTCAGCAGGAAGGCGTGCTGCTGGATCCGGTTTACACCGGTAAGGCCATGCACGGCTTGATCGCGCTTGCAGAAACAGGCCGAATTGCACCCGGCAGCTCCGTTATTTTCATGCACTGCGGGGGTTCTCCGGCGCTCTACCCGTTCGCTCAAAAACTGCTGGAGCACTAA
- a CDS encoding sulfurtransferase, which yields MLISAGDLQKRLAAGEQFVLLDVRELEQWQTASLPGALSLNVYDYFVPDSTPEGYAAMAGAFVHAWQQLNIASGSTPVFFEQSVGMRSPRGLWFLWFALGSDGLILDGGVDAWIAQGEKLSPGNGAQAVVIPAGAPKRQPAMPELAATRCETIDADPGITQLLDARRPAEYDGSFVHECCARAGRIPGSKLLFWEDVVENGRFKSAETLASIAATTGFTPSKRVIIWCHRGARAATVLVALKLAGYQNVAVYVGSWHEWAGHAELPLLSGE from the coding sequence ATGCTGATTAGCGCTGGCGACCTGCAAAAACGCCTCGCTGCAGGAGAGCAATTTGTATTACTCGACGTGCGTGAACTGGAACAGTGGCAAACAGCGTCGTTACCGGGTGCGCTCAGCCTCAACGTTTACGACTATTTTGTTCCCGACTCCACGCCAGAGGGTTACGCCGCGATGGCTGGTGCTTTTGTTCATGCATGGCAGCAGCTCAACATCGCGAGCGGATCTACGCCGGTATTTTTCGAGCAAAGCGTGGGGATGCGTTCTCCGCGTGGGCTTTGGTTCCTGTGGTTTGCCCTCGGTTCAGACGGGCTGATTTTAGACGGCGGAGTGGATGCCTGGATCGCCCAGGGAGAAAAGCTATCGCCGGGCAACGGCGCGCAGGCAGTGGTGATTCCCGCTGGCGCACCTAAGCGTCAGCCGGCCATGCCTGAACTCGCTGCTACGCGCTGCGAAACGATCGACGCCGATCCGGGAATAACCCAGTTGCTGGACGCCCGCAGACCAGCAGAATATGACGGCAGCTTCGTTCACGAATGCTGCGCGCGAGCCGGGCGTATTCCTGGTTCAAAACTCTTGTTCTGGGAAGATGTCGTCGAGAATGGCCGGTTCAAATCGGCAGAAACCCTGGCGAGTATTGCCGCCACGACTGGGTTTACGCCATCTAAAAGAGTCATTATCTGGTGCCACCGCGGCGCAAGAGCCGCTACGGTGCTGGTTGCACTGAAGCTTGCAGGCTACCAGAATGTTGCCGTTTACGTCGGCTCCTGGCACGAATGGGCGGGACACGCTGAACTGCCGCTGCTGAGCGGAGAGTAA
- a CDS encoding GhoT/OrtT family toxin: protein MTLYQHMLVFYAVMSLICAGITWLLAKDSKRIKLLCSVLIGATWPMSFPVALLFSLF, encoded by the coding sequence ATGACGCTTTATCAACACATGTTGGTTTTTTACGCCGTAATGTCGCTAATCTGCGCCGGGATCACCTGGCTGCTCGCCAAAGACTCTAAACGCATTAAGCTGCTTTGCTCCGTGCTGATTGGGGCGACATGGCCGATGAGTTTCCCGGTTGCGCTGCTGTTCTCTCTCTTCTAA
- a CDS encoding ornithine cyclodeaminase family protein, whose product MHILNRQQVAELGGNDPIKALQDVEDTVRLLRSGDAIMPAETHVDLDTPLGKVYALPARVGGRFNATGVKWTAHRPRAADGYPQAMATTLLNRADNGLPVGLLESGGLTATRTAAVSALALKLASPCRPSRVLLLGAGIQARAHLEMLAAHFPDLEMVYFWNKTPEPLAGMLSHSGELPWPVTQFETLNDALRQHWDALITCTSASEPFLRPGIWRAGTIVLQIGYHEVAFDTIAAADKVVVDLWGDFKLTSAKSLFQMYRAGLFDEKNVAADLAALLVDGWRPAETDRVYFSSFGLNVFDIALAARVLQNAVEQGQGSNLPFGWESGNAD is encoded by the coding sequence ATGCATATATTGAACCGTCAACAGGTGGCCGAGCTCGGCGGCAACGATCCGATTAAAGCGTTGCAGGACGTTGAGGACACCGTGCGGCTGCTGAGAAGCGGCGACGCAATAATGCCGGCGGAAACCCATGTCGATCTCGACACGCCGCTGGGAAAAGTTTACGCCCTCCCGGCAAGAGTTGGCGGGCGGTTCAATGCAACAGGCGTGAAATGGACAGCGCACCGCCCTCGCGCCGCAGACGGCTATCCGCAGGCCATGGCCACTACGCTGCTCAACCGCGCGGATAATGGATTACCTGTCGGCCTGCTGGAAAGCGGCGGGCTGACAGCAACGCGCACCGCGGCGGTGTCAGCCCTTGCCTTGAAGCTGGCCTCGCCCTGCCGTCCTTCACGCGTCTTACTGCTTGGCGCAGGCATTCAGGCTCGTGCTCATCTCGAAATGCTGGCCGCCCATTTCCCCGATCTGGAAATGGTCTACTTCTGGAACAAAACGCCGGAGCCGCTCGCCGGGATGCTCAGCCATTCGGGCGAGCTGCCCTGGCCCGTCACGCAGTTTGAAACGCTGAACGATGCGCTGCGCCAGCACTGGGACGCATTGATAACCTGTACCAGCGCCAGCGAGCCTTTTTTACGGCCCGGGATCTGGCGTGCGGGAACGATAGTGCTACAAATCGGTTACCACGAGGTCGCCTTTGACACGATTGCCGCCGCCGACAAAGTGGTGGTAGACCTTTGGGGCGATTTTAAGCTCACCAGCGCAAAAAGCCTGTTTCAGATGTACCGTGCCGGTCTTTTTGATGAGAAAAACGTGGCGGCAGATTTAGCTGCTCTTCTTGTCGATGGCTGGCGTCCTGCGGAAACGGACAGAGTTTATTTCTCCTCCTTCGGCCTTAACGTGTTTGATATCGCCCTTGCCGCTCGCGTTCTGCAGAATGCAGTTGAACAAGGGCAAGGCAGCAACCTGCCTTTTGGCTGGGAGTCTGGCAATGCTGATTAG
- a CDS encoding N-acetylmuramoyl-L-alanine amidase: MYQIDYNSYRSVKGFNRRVRFLVFHYTALDFENSIISLTGPSVSAHYLVPDPSDKSYTDAGFNDMRIFNLVDENERAWHAGVSSWGDRSNLNDTSIGIETVNLASDNNGVFIFPPYNAVQIEAIKSLAINILQRYPDITPVNIVGHSDIAPGRKSDPGPAFPWKELYAAGVGAWFDEETKSKYEEQFSASLPSKDDITAMLKRYGYDVSGSATDDGYAQLIRAFQLHFRPCNYSGELDIETAAILYALVEKYK; this comes from the coding sequence ATGTATCAAATTGACTATAATAGTTATCGCTCAGTTAAAGGATTTAATCGCCGGGTCCGTTTTTTGGTATTTCATTATACCGCGCTCGATTTTGAAAACTCGATTATTTCGCTAACAGGCCCTTCCGTCAGTGCACATTACCTTGTGCCAGATCCTTCAGATAAATCATATACAGATGCCGGCTTTAATGATATGCGCATTTTTAATCTGGTTGATGAGAATGAACGCGCATGGCATGCCGGCGTCAGTTCGTGGGGCGACCGCAGTAATCTTAACGATACCTCAATAGGGATTGAGACGGTCAATTTAGCTTCCGATAACAACGGGGTATTTATCTTTCCGCCCTATAACGCGGTACAAATTGAGGCCATAAAATCACTGGCAATAAATATCCTCCAGCGCTACCCAGATATTACGCCAGTGAATATTGTCGGGCACAGTGACATCGCCCCCGGAAGGAAAAGCGATCCCGGCCCAGCTTTCCCATGGAAAGAGCTGTACGCAGCCGGCGTGGGGGCCTGGTTTGATGAGGAAACAAAGAGTAAATATGAAGAGCAGTTCAGCGCTTCGTTACCTTCAAAAGATGACATAACGGCAATGCTAAAACGGTATGGCTACGACGTCTCAGGTTCAGCAACTGATGACGGGTATGCTCAGTTAATCCGTGCCTTTCAGCTGCATTTTCGGCCATGTAATTACAGCGGTGAACTCGATATTGAAACTGCGGCGATCCTTTATGCTCTTGTGGAAAAATACAAATAG
- a CDS encoding dipeptide ABC transporter ATP-binding protein, whose product MAEQNPLLSVNSLCLSTLEGKPLVQDVSFSVERREIVALVGESGSGKTLTSLAVMGLLPAGVRQTGGEIAFNGQVVSTGGQHYPRELRGKQIATIFQEPMSSMNPVLKVGEQIAEVLVRHQKLSWKQAHREAVALLDRVGIVNPEQRAKQYIHQLSGGMRQRVMIASAISCKPALLIADEPTTALDVTIQAQILSLLQDLQQEMAMGILFITHDLSVVARYADRACVLYQGNIVEQGEVPTLLTNPQADYTRRLIAASQPEPRAVRRKDVTRSPLVELSQLTKSYPRAHALPFFPAIRQTVLKPTSLEIERGEIVGLIGESGSGKTTLGRAAIGLIPADSGTIIFDGLDVRRASRQQQQGMRRRAQIIFQDPYASLDPKMPVGEQIAEPLRVHKLRSAGEIQNRVRELLELVGLDAAVADRLPSAFSGGQRQRIAIARALALEPELLVADEAVSALDLSVRGQILALLADLRDRLGLTVLFISHDLGAVRQACDRVVVLYRGEIVETGATKQVLDRPQHEYTRQLIAAAPDIQQALRLRKEA is encoded by the coding sequence ATGGCCGAACAAAATCCGCTGTTATCCGTAAATTCACTTTGCCTCAGTACGCTGGAAGGAAAGCCCCTTGTGCAGGACGTCTCCTTCAGCGTTGAACGCCGGGAGATTGTCGCTCTGGTGGGGGAGTCTGGCTCAGGGAAAACGCTAACTTCTCTGGCGGTGATGGGCCTGCTACCGGCAGGCGTTCGGCAAACCGGCGGTGAGATTGCGTTTAACGGGCAGGTCGTGTCGACAGGCGGTCAACATTATCCTCGCGAACTGCGTGGGAAACAGATCGCCACGATTTTTCAGGAGCCGATGAGCAGCATGAACCCGGTGCTGAAGGTGGGTGAGCAGATTGCGGAAGTGCTGGTCCGGCATCAAAAACTCAGCTGGAAGCAGGCACACCGCGAGGCCGTAGCCCTTCTGGACAGGGTCGGCATTGTGAACCCCGAGCAGCGGGCAAAGCAGTATATTCATCAGCTATCCGGCGGCATGCGTCAGCGAGTGATGATTGCCAGCGCTATCAGCTGCAAGCCAGCGCTACTGATTGCCGACGAACCTACCACCGCGCTGGATGTCACCATTCAGGCACAAATTCTGTCTCTGCTCCAGGATCTGCAGCAGGAAATGGCGATGGGCATTCTGTTTATCACCCATGATTTAAGCGTGGTTGCCCGCTATGCCGATCGGGCCTGCGTGCTGTATCAGGGCAATATTGTTGAGCAGGGCGAGGTGCCGACGCTGCTGACCAACCCGCAGGCCGACTATACCCGCAGGCTGATTGCCGCTTCCCAGCCTGAACCGCGTGCCGTTCGGCGTAAAGACGTTACACGTTCGCCGTTGGTAGAGCTGTCTCAGCTGACTAAAAGCTATCCTCGGGCGCATGCGCTGCCGTTTTTCCCTGCCATCCGTCAGACCGTATTAAAACCTACCAGCCTCGAAATCGAACGGGGTGAAATTGTCGGGCTTATCGGCGAGTCAGGTTCGGGTAAAACAACGCTGGGCCGGGCAGCAATAGGCTTAATTCCTGCCGACAGCGGCACCATTATTTTCGATGGCCTGGACGTACGTCGCGCCAGTCGTCAGCAGCAGCAGGGGATGCGCCGTCGGGCGCAGATCATCTTCCAGGATCCGTATGCGAGTCTTGATCCTAAAATGCCGGTAGGTGAACAGATTGCCGAGCCGCTTCGGGTTCATAAATTAAGGTCTGCGGGTGAAATACAAAACCGGGTACGTGAGTTACTGGAGCTGGTAGGGCTGGATGCTGCGGTGGCAGACCGTCTGCCGTCTGCATTCTCAGGCGGTCAGCGCCAGCGTATAGCAATTGCCCGAGCGCTGGCGCTGGAGCCTGAACTGCTGGTGGCCGATGAAGCCGTTTCCGCGCTCGATCTCTCCGTGCGCGGGCAGATCCTGGCGCTGCTCGCCGATCTGCGTGACCGCCTGGGCTTAACGGTCCTGTTTATCAGCCATGACCTGGGCGCAGTTCGTCAGGCGTGCGACAGGGTTGTGGTGCTGTATCGCGGTGAAATAGTCGAAACAGGGGCAACAAAGCAGGTACTTGATCGGCCGCAGCATGAATATACGCGGCAGCTAATTGCCGCCGCCCCGGATATTCAGCAGGCGCTTAGGTTGCGTAAAGAGGCGTAA
- a CDS encoding M20 family metallopeptidase, protein MKPLDATLDLLHQLTPFRSVAGYIDQQRELALWLERWLVEETDAEVLYPVSQQLQDGAPPLVHVRIDIGSPRTLVLYNMYDVMPADEEGWEVDPFVGGLKHWSDKGDVFISRGAENNKGPLAGMLMVVRDLYHSGRLHTNIEILLEGEEETGSGNLRRYLAQQPCPVAPAEAVLFPSLCEYGGGAPRIYLGFTGRSGGRLVVKGGSWGGPTAAIHASNAAWIDNPVWRLVQALSVLAPPHANGVLETGKLDEEASSILDDLALDFNLADELTFRRSEKFSISGDAYSNLAYLLGSAVLNISEIASLPHGAQGVIPPEAFADLVLRTPPVVNGERLMQRIKEQLATPALAGAVLEPGDSYPGYRFSLDDAGVLELMASYHQQQARPQIWPWAPGCAPAYAFAPVAPAFLIGGLGYGGNAHGVNEFVTLKGLQRYQQSLNDWLLAF, encoded by the coding sequence ATGAAGCCTCTCGATGCAACGCTGGATCTCCTGCACCAGCTCACCCCCTTCCGCAGCGTGGCGGGCTATATCGACCAGCAGCGCGAGCTCGCGCTGTGGCTTGAGCGCTGGCTGGTTGAAGAAACCGACGCCGAGGTGCTGTATCCCGTAAGCCAACAGCTTCAGGACGGGGCTCCCCCGCTGGTTCATGTGCGCATTGACATAGGCTCGCCGCGTACCCTGGTGCTGTACAACATGTACGACGTGATGCCCGCCGACGAAGAAGGCTGGGAGGTCGATCCGTTCGTCGGCGGCCTCAAACACTGGTCGGATAAAGGCGATGTCTTTATTTCCCGGGGCGCAGAGAACAATAAGGGCCCGCTGGCTGGCATGCTGATGGTGGTCCGCGACCTCTATCACTCGGGGCGGCTGCATACCAATATTGAAATTCTGCTGGAAGGCGAAGAGGAGACTGGCAGCGGCAACCTGCGGCGCTATCTCGCTCAGCAGCCTTGCCCGGTTGCTCCGGCAGAAGCGGTGCTTTTCCCTTCCCTGTGTGAGTACGGCGGCGGTGCCCCCCGAATTTATCTTGGCTTCACCGGCCGCAGCGGCGGCCGTCTGGTTGTGAAAGGCGGCAGTTGGGGCGGCCCAACAGCGGCTATTCACGCCAGCAACGCGGCGTGGATCGATAATCCTGTCTGGCGGCTGGTGCAGGCGTTAAGCGTCCTTGCACCTCCCCACGCCAACGGCGTGCTCGAAACGGGCAAACTGGACGAAGAGGCCAGCTCGATTCTTGATGACCTTGCGCTTGATTTTAACCTGGCCGACGAACTCACTTTCCGCCGCAGCGAAAAATTCTCCATCAGCGGTGACGCCTACAGCAATCTGGCTTATCTGCTGGGCAGCGCGGTACTGAATATTTCGGAGATCGCCAGCCTGCCGCACGGTGCTCAGGGCGTCATTCCTCCTGAAGCCTTCGCCGATTTAGTGCTAAGAACGCCGCCTGTGGTGAATGGCGAACGCCTGATGCAGCGGATAAAAGAACAGCTTGCCACTCCGGCGCTCGCCGGTGCCGTACTGGAGCCGGGCGACAGCTATCCCGGCTACCGCTTCAGCCTCGATGATGCGGGCGTGCTTGAGCTAATGGCCAGCTATCACCAGCAGCAGGCCAGGCCGCAAATTTGGCCCTGGGCGCCTGGCTGCGCCCCGGCATACGCCTTCGCCCCTGTAGCGCCAGCTTTTCTCATCGGTGGTCTTGGCTACGGCGGCAACGCCCACGGCGTGAATGAATTTGTCACGCTCAAAGGCTTACAGCGCTACCAACAATCGCTTAATGACTGGCTACTCGCCTTTTAA